A genomic window from Sulfurimonas paralvinellae includes:
- a CDS encoding aminotransferase class I/II-fold pyridoxal phosphate-dependent enzyme yields the protein MFYKKELEALKRAGRYRTREIVSNELHDFASNDYLGLAHNKTLHQKTCDQLGETEIHASKASMLVNGYHQIHKEFEDALCKANGFEAGIVLGSGFNANIALIESLVRKGDKLFMDELYHASGVLASQLHGIDVMFFPHNDMNVLREMLKTSQAKRNIVAVEGIYSMDGDLCSREVFAVCNENEAILIVDEAHSSGVVGETLMGVYEHYGIDIAPNHIKMGTLGKAYGSFGAFILASEHIVSYLLNRAKPIIYATSLSLYDTLLAHNSLAFILAHADMLREEIEQRKSIVKQELGIQMDGLIAAVPVGDNRKVITIKDALLEKGYAIGGIRQPTVPSAIVRLIARLGESRAELQNVCQELVGLL from the coding sequence ATGTTTTACAAAAAAGAGCTAGAAGCACTAAAGCGCGCAGGACGATACAGAACACGAGAAATTGTTTCAAATGAGTTACATGATTTTGCTTCCAATGATTATCTTGGTCTGGCACATAACAAAACCCTGCATCAAAAGACATGTGACCAACTTGGTGAGACGGAGATTCACGCAAGCAAGGCATCGATGCTTGTCAATGGCTATCATCAGATACACAAAGAGTTTGAAGATGCTTTATGTAAAGCGAACGGTTTTGAAGCAGGCATTGTTCTTGGCAGTGGTTTCAATGCAAATATAGCACTGATAGAGTCACTCGTACGTAAAGGTGACAAGCTCTTTATGGATGAACTGTACCATGCTTCAGGCGTGCTTGCATCACAGCTTCACGGCATTGATGTTATGTTCTTTCCGCATAATGATATGAACGTGCTGCGAGAGATGCTGAAAACTTCTCAGGCAAAGCGAAATATCGTCGCCGTTGAAGGCATCTACTCTATGGATGGTGATCTCTGCTCACGTGAGGTCTTTGCTGTCTGTAATGAAAATGAAGCGATTTTGATTGTAGATGAGGCGCATAGCAGTGGTGTTGTCGGTGAAACACTTATGGGTGTTTATGAACACTATGGTATAGATATAGCACCAAATCACATAAAAATGGGAACACTCGGCAAAGCATACGGAAGCTTCGGTGCTTTCATTTTGGCTAGTGAACATATTGTGTCATATCTTCTTAATCGGGCAAAACCAATCATCTACGCGACCTCACTCTCTTTATATGATACACTCTTAGCCCATAATTCACTTGCATTTATTCTCGCTCACGCAGATATGCTGCGTGAGGAGATAGAGCAGAGAAAAAGCATCGTTAAGCAAGAGTTAGGTATACAAATGGATGGACTTATAGCAGCTGTTCCTGTGGGAGACAATAGAAAAGTCATTACCATCAAAGATGCACTTTTAGAAAAAGGTTATGCGATAGGCGGTATTCGTCAGCCGACAGTGCCGAGTGCTATTGTCAGGCTGATCGCGCGACTTGGTGAGAGCAGGGCTGAATTGCAAAATGTATGCCAAGAGCTGGTAGGTCTGTTATGA
- a CDS encoding penicillin-binding protein 1A: protein MIKKIFLTLLLLGFLSPFALVAYYYFAYNYDISSLTDYKPAQTSRIYDKNGEKIANIFGKKHRYYAPFEEIPPRVVEALVAIEDTTFFEHSGVNFDAIFRAVIKDVKARKMVEGASTITQQLVKNKLLTREKKLSRKIKELIYSFKIEHALSKEQILERYLNEIYFGHGYYGIKTAADGYFHKKLSDLTLKEIAILVGLPKAPSTYAPTKNYEISMGRANRVVTRMHTLGWIDDATFERALMERPTVYNDTLTQNKAPFIVDEVARRFKKMGYDDLKTGGYEIYTTIDLGLQQAGRESLKFAYNKALERIEKYKIKDQKDLQKAQSTGDTEFTLQDVNVSQLNGALVSLDSKTGDILALVGSVDYKESSYNRATQGKRQPGSAFKPFIYQVAIDLGYSGATQLVDIAKTYEYEKNGEDMKWRPKNYEKNYKGLITLREALIHSRNLATINLVNDIGLNQLLKELKKFHIKNIPNDLSISLGTMSMSPLELAQYYTSFSNYGVQVVPHLINSIEKRNEIIYEKQEVSYPITKPTQSFIMTTILRDVVKRGTGRRAGVKGIELAGKTGTTNNNIDAWFAGYSPTIETVVWFGNDDNTPMYHKETGGRVAGPAFANYFRDVLKLYPQIKRKFDVPEGIIEVNVNGKKEYFSDISKPPRSEQVNNPEEELLF, encoded by the coding sequence ATGATAAAAAAGATATTTTTAACACTTTTACTTTTAGGGTTTTTATCACCGTTTGCACTGGTAGCGTACTACTACTTCGCTTATAATTATGATATCTCTTCCCTGACTGACTATAAACCGGCACAGACAAGCCGTATCTATGATAAAAATGGAGAGAAGATAGCCAATATCTTTGGAAAAAAGCATCGTTACTATGCACCTTTTGAAGAGATACCGCCTCGTGTCGTTGAAGCGCTTGTAGCAATCGAAGACACGACATTCTTTGAGCACTCCGGTGTCAATTTCGATGCGATCTTTCGCGCTGTCATTAAAGATGTCAAAGCGAGAAAGATGGTTGAGGGAGCCAGTACAATTACCCAGCAGCTTGTTAAAAATAAACTGCTTACGCGTGAGAAAAAACTCTCTCGTAAGATCAAAGAGCTTATCTACTCTTTTAAAATTGAACATGCTTTGAGTAAAGAGCAGATACTCGAGCGTTATCTCAACGAGATCTATTTTGGACATGGGTACTATGGTATTAAAACAGCAGCAGACGGATATTTTCATAAAAAACTTTCTGATCTGACGCTTAAAGAGATCGCTATACTTGTAGGACTTCCAAAGGCACCAAGTACCTATGCCCCGACAAAGAACTATGAGATATCTATGGGACGCGCGAATCGTGTTGTTACGCGCATGCATACACTCGGCTGGATCGATGATGCAACTTTTGAAAGAGCACTGATGGAGAGACCGACAGTCTACAATGATACGCTCACACAGAATAAGGCACCTTTTATTGTAGATGAGGTGGCACGTCGCTTTAAAAAGATGGGATATGATGATCTTAAAACAGGTGGTTATGAAATTTATACAACAATTGATCTGGGACTGCAGCAAGCCGGACGGGAATCATTAAAATTTGCTTACAACAAGGCCTTGGAGCGTATTGAGAAGTATAAGATAAAAGATCAGAAAGATCTCCAAAAAGCACAAAGTACAGGTGACACTGAGTTTACACTGCAAGATGTCAATGTGTCTCAGCTCAACGGTGCGCTTGTATCACTTGATTCAAAAACGGGAGATATACTTGCACTTGTCGGTTCGGTGGATTATAAAGAGAGTTCATACAACAGAGCGACACAGGGGAAACGACAGCCTGGTTCCGCTTTTAAACCCTTTATCTATCAAGTGGCTATTGATCTTGGCTACAGTGGGGCAACACAGTTGGTTGACATTGCAAAAACATATGAGTATGAAAAGAATGGTGAAGATATGAAATGGCGTCCGAAAAACTACGAGAAGAACTATAAAGGGCTCATTACCTTGCGTGAGGCATTAATTCACTCTCGTAATCTCGCTACGATCAATCTGGTTAATGATATAGGACTCAATCAACTCCTAAAAGAGCTGAAAAAGTTTCATATCAAAAATATTCCAAACGATCTTTCTATTTCCCTTGGAACGATGTCTATGTCACCGCTGGAGCTGGCACAGTACTATACATCTTTTTCAAATTACGGTGTTCAGGTAGTACCGCATCTTATCAACTCAATAGAGAAGAGAAATGAGATTATCTATGAGAAACAAGAGGTCTCATACCCTATTACAAAGCCGACACAGTCTTTCATTATGACGACGATCCTGCGTGATGTGGTTAAACGGGGTACAGGACGACGCGCGGGTGTCAAAGGTATAGAACTCGCCGGTAAGACAGGAACGACAAACAACAATATCGATGCCTGGTTTGCAGGCTATTCACCGACCATAGAGACGGTTGTCTGGTTTGGAAACGATGACAATACACCGATGTATCATAAAGAGACGGGCGGACGTGTCGCGGGACCTGCGTTTGCAAATTATTTTAGAGATGTGCTCAAGCTATATCCTCAGATAAAAAGAAAGTTCGATGTTCCTGAAGGCATTATTGAAGTGAATGTGAACGGTAAAAAAGAGTATTTCAGTGACATTTCAAAACCGCCGCGATCTGAACAGGTAAATAATCCGGAAGAGGAGTTATTATTTTGA
- the leuA gene encoding 2-isopropylmalate synthase — MKHIPNGKYKPYPKIDLPDRTWPDNTITKAPRWCSVDLRDGNQALINPMDMNKKLELFALLLKLGFKEIEVGFPSASKIEHDFLRKLVDDNLIPDDVTVQVLVQAREHLIAKTFKALRGVKKATVHLYNSTSIAQRKIVFSKTQEEIIQLALDGVDLVKKYEADHDGKIFLEYSPESFTGTELEFAARISNEVTARWGIADDRQVIINLPATVEMATPNIYADQVEWMSRHLDNRKNVIISTHTHNDRGTSIAATELALLAGADRVEGTLLSNGERTGNVDIITLALNMTTQGIESGLDFSDVNEVVEVVEKVTELPTHPRHPYVGELVYTAFSGSHQDAINKGLAYQQAKEDPFWEVPYLPIDPADVGRTYESIIRINSQSGKGGVAYILEKNYGYQLPKAMHPEIGRAVQALSDEKGRELEPEEILQVFKDTYFNINEHISFKDVSLTSDNGTSKCVLTYSYNGKEVTSEGEGNGPIDACKNALMKEYNHDFTIKSYSEHSCGDKSTAKAVAYIEIQSKEVLSCFGVGADNDITVASIKAMFCALNRAFS, encoded by the coding sequence ATGAAACATATACCAAACGGCAAATACAAGCCATATCCTAAAATAGACTTGCCAGATCGTACCTGGCCGGACAATACAATCACAAAAGCACCGCGCTGGTGCAGTGTCGATCTTCGTGACGGAAATCAGGCACTTATCAACCCGATGGATATGAATAAAAAACTTGAACTTTTTGCACTCTTACTCAAACTCGGTTTTAAAGAGATAGAGGTTGGATTTCCATCTGCTTCCAAAATAGAACACGATTTTTTGCGTAAACTCGTCGATGACAATCTTATTCCTGATGATGTAACCGTTCAGGTTCTCGTTCAGGCACGTGAGCATTTGATAGCAAAGACATTTAAGGCTTTGCGCGGTGTTAAAAAAGCAACTGTACACCTTTACAACTCGACTTCCATCGCACAGAGAAAAATCGTCTTTAGTAAAACGCAAGAAGAGATTATTCAGCTTGCACTTGACGGTGTCGATTTGGTTAAAAAGTATGAAGCAGACCATGACGGTAAAATCTTTTTGGAATACTCGCCTGAGAGTTTTACAGGAACAGAATTGGAATTTGCCGCACGTATCTCAAATGAAGTAACAGCTCGCTGGGGCATAGCCGATGACAGACAAGTCATCATCAATCTTCCGGCAACTGTGGAGATGGCAACGCCAAATATCTATGCCGACCAGGTTGAATGGATGAGCAGACATTTAGATAATCGTAAAAATGTCATCATTTCAACCCATACACATAATGACAGAGGCACTTCGATTGCCGCGACAGAACTTGCACTTTTGGCAGGTGCCGACAGAGTGGAAGGGACACTTCTTAGTAATGGTGAGAGAACAGGAAATGTGGATATCATCACTCTGGCTCTTAATATGACTACACAAGGCATAGAAAGTGGTTTGGATTTCTCAGATGTCAATGAAGTCGTCGAAGTAGTTGAAAAAGTGACGGAGCTTCCAACACATCCACGCCATCCTTATGTCGGAGAGTTGGTCTACACTGCATTTTCCGGTTCACACCAGGATGCAATCAACAAAGGTCTTGCCTATCAGCAGGCAAAAGAAGACCCTTTTTGGGAAGTGCCATATCTGCCGATAGACCCTGCTGATGTAGGACGCACATATGAGTCTATCATCCGTATCAATTCCCAATCGGGAAAAGGCGGCGTAGCTTATATTTTGGAAAAAAATTACGGATACCAACTCCCAAAAGCGATGCATCCGGAGATTGGCCGTGCCGTCCAGGCTTTAAGTGATGAAAAAGGGCGAGAGCTTGAACCCGAAGAGATTTTGCAGGTTTTTAAAGATACCTATTTCAACATAAATGAGCATATCAGCTTCAAAGATGTTTCATTAACAAGTGACAACGGTACTTCAAAATGTGTTTTAACCTACAGTTACAATGGTAAGGAAGTCACTTCTGAAGGTGAAGGAAACGGCCCTATAGATGCCTGTAAAAATGCACTAATGAAAGAGTATAACCATGATTTTACAATCAAATCATACTCAGAGCACTCATGTGGTGACAAAAGTACAGCCAAAGCAGTAGCCTATATAGAAATACAGAGCAAAGAAGTTCTTTCTTGCTTCGGTGTCGGTGCAGATAATGACATCACCGTAGCATCGATTAAAGCGATGTTCTGTGCGCTCAACAGGGCATTTTCTTAA
- the glnA gene encoding type I glutamate--ammonia ligase: MGKFVNNIEEFFTFCNENDVQFVDLRFSDIKGAWHHLSYRYSAVNAEILENGFPFDGSSVEAWQPINQSDMILKADIGTAFLDPFTADPTVILICDVYDIYKNDLYERCPRSIAKKALKHAEEIGIADAAYFGPENEFFIFDDVKFVDNINEAGYKVDTEEGEWNSNTEYPDMYNTGHRPGTKGGYFPVAPTDSTVDMRAEMMQVLEQVGLEVVLGHHEVAQGQGEIGIVFGDIITAGDNVQKYKYVVKMIAHLNGKTATFMPKPLYGDNGNGMHVHQSLWKNGKNLFYKEGNYGNLSEMALNYAGGIFKHAAAVAAFTNPSTNSYKRLLPGFEAPSILTYSSQNRSAACRIPYGAGEKATRIEMRFPDSSSCPYLAFAVMMMAGLDGIKNSTIPVGPMDEDLFELSLDEIREKKIPQMPHTLREALEGLIADNEFLKPVFTDEFINAYQHYRFERDVWPDEGRPTAYEFKTTYQC; this comes from the coding sequence ATGGGAAAATTCGTTAATAACATAGAAGAGTTCTTTACATTTTGTAATGAAAATGACGTTCAATTCGTAGATTTAAGATTTAGTGACATCAAAGGTGCATGGCATCACCTTTCATACCGCTACTCTGCAGTAAATGCAGAAATTTTGGAAAATGGTTTTCCATTTGACGGTTCTTCAGTAGAAGCTTGGCAGCCAATCAACCAATCAGATATGATTTTAAAAGCAGACATTGGTACGGCATTTTTAGATCCGTTCACTGCTGATCCGACTGTTATTCTTATCTGTGATGTTTATGACATCTACAAAAATGACCTTTATGAGAGATGTCCTCGTTCTATCGCTAAAAAAGCACTCAAACATGCTGAAGAGATCGGGATTGCAGATGCTGCATACTTTGGACCTGAAAATGAGTTCTTTATCTTTGATGATGTGAAATTTGTTGACAATATCAATGAAGCAGGTTACAAAGTAGATACTGAAGAGGGTGAGTGGAACTCAAATACTGAGTACCCGGATATGTACAATACCGGACACCGTCCTGGTACAAAAGGCGGTTACTTCCCGGTTGCGCCTACTGATTCAACTGTAGATATGCGTGCAGAAATGATGCAGGTACTTGAACAAGTCGGTCTTGAAGTTGTTCTTGGTCACCACGAAGTTGCTCAAGGTCAGGGTGAAATCGGAATCGTTTTCGGTGATATCATCACTGCCGGTGACAATGTTCAAAAATACAAATATGTTGTAAAAATGATCGCACACCTTAACGGAAAAACAGCTACATTCATGCCGAAACCGCTCTACGGTGACAATGGAAACGGTATGCACGTTCACCAATCACTATGGAAAAACGGTAAAAACCTTTTCTATAAAGAAGGAAACTACGGAAACTTAAGTGAAATGGCACTGAACTATGCTGGTGGTATTTTCAAACATGCTGCCGCAGTTGCTGCGTTTACTAACCCATCAACAAACTCATACAAACGTCTTCTTCCTGGTTTTGAAGCACCAAGTATTCTTACTTACTCTTCTCAAAACCGTTCAGCTGCATGTCGTATTCCATACGGTGCAGGTGAGAAAGCGACTCGTATCGAGATGCGTTTTCCAGATTCATCTTCTTGTCCATACCTTGCGTTTGCAGTTATGATGATGGCTGGACTTGATGGTATCAAAAACTCTACTATTCCTGTTGGACCAATGGATGAAGATCTTTTTGAACTTTCTCTTGATGAAATTCGTGAGAAAAAAATTCCTCAAATGCCACATACATTACGTGAAGCGCTTGAAGGTCTTATTGCAGATAATGAATTCTTAAAACCTGTATTTACAGATGAGTTCATCAATGCATACCAACACTATAGATTTGAAAGAGATGTATGGCCTGATGAAGGTCGTCCGACTGCTTACGAATTCAAAACTACATACCAGTGCTAG
- a CDS encoding sensor histidine kinase, producing the protein MEEDKSKKILHEIELLLKSTKIEALHESACDQIPQKINELVASYEEQKRRDAKTIKNQAYFIKQIDKRTININATSQRKDALLAQQSKMAAMGEMMDAVAHQWKQPLNSLSMMNDMLMDDFKNDLVDEAYIQDVTEMTHMQIEHMINTLNEFRTFFRPSKDAQDFSVSECLESVQVLMKDELLKNTISVNVDIQEDITLHGQVNEFKHLFLNLISNAIDAFNEKAIQNRTIEIKTFQNDHHGIIEFEDNAGGIPQHVINSIFKPNVTTKADGKGTGIGLYMSSQIVQKHNGSISVENANDGALFRISIKS; encoded by the coding sequence ATGGAAGAAGATAAAAGTAAAAAAATCCTTCATGAGATAGAGTTACTTTTAAAAAGTACAAAGATCGAGGCACTCCATGAGAGTGCCTGTGATCAAATCCCCCAAAAGATAAATGAACTCGTTGCATCTTACGAAGAGCAAAAAAGACGCGATGCTAAAACCATAAAAAATCAGGCATATTTCATAAAGCAGATAGATAAACGAACTATCAATATCAATGCTACGAGCCAAAGAAAAGATGCCTTGCTCGCACAGCAGTCAAAGATGGCAGCAATGGGCGAAATGATGGACGCCGTAGCACATCAATGGAAACAGCCTCTCAATTCTCTGAGTATGATGAACGATATGCTTATGGACGACTTTAAAAATGATCTTGTCGATGAAGCGTACATTCAGGATGTTACAGAAATGACGCATATGCAGATAGAGCATATGATAAACACACTCAATGAGTTTAGAACATTTTTCAGACCATCAAAAGATGCGCAGGACTTTTCCGTTTCAGAGTGTCTTGAGAGTGTACAGGTACTTATGAAAGATGAACTCCTAAAAAACACTATCTCTGTCAATGTCGATATACAAGAAGATATCACTCTTCATGGACAGGTCAATGAATTTAAACACCTCTTTTTAAATCTTATCAGCAACGCCATTGATGCATTTAACGAAAAAGCGATACAAAACCGCACTATTGAGATCAAAACATTTCAAAACGATCATCACGGAATTATTGAATTTGAAGATAACGCAGGCGGTATTCCACAGCATGTCATCAACTCTATTTTCAAGCCAAACGTCACCACAAAAGCTGATGGCAAAGGAACAGGAATCGGCCTTTATATGAGTTCACAGATCGTGCAAAAGCACAATGGCTCCATCTCTGTCGAAAATGCCAATGACGGCGCACTCTTTCGAATCTCCATTAAATCCTAA
- a CDS encoding ATP-binding protein has protein sequence MLKFHQIVLRKFLTLFVLLFAIVGGIVYYWTYEFYIQSTKNALVEDTKLLSLQINNTTDFDKLVKLVRKNLNLRMTVVRDDGTILAESDKDKKTMDNHRYRDEIVQARENGIGFKIRHSNTVNKDLLYVARKIVLDDKIIYLRLAKEAEGIQAEILYLGLKILAVIILFFIAVFMASYKLNTEIQYETNKIVDFLKSLVKQKKSTYISSEYSQEFAYITKLLTKIAQIIVKKEKKKSKYTEKLQLANSQKDDIISAISHEFKNPIAVVNGYSQTLLDDENINPNIRKKFLEKIHKNGTKLSALIDTLRLSIKLDSKQQKITKTEVNLFDLVSDCVDTIKPNYHNRETIIEGDKDLRIAVDEGLFDIVLCNLIENAYKYSEDEVHIRITPDSLEIIDSGVGIKPKDIDKITEKFYRANTNKWNNSLGLGLFLANNIIKLHNFTLEIESEINKGSVFRVKF, from the coding sequence GTGTTGAAATTTCATCAGATTGTCTTACGAAAGTTTTTAACACTCTTTGTTTTACTCTTTGCTATCGTAGGCGGTATTGTCTATTACTGGACCTATGAATTTTACATACAATCTACAAAAAATGCTTTAGTAGAAGACACCAAACTTCTCTCTCTGCAAATCAACAATACGACAGACTTCGACAAACTTGTAAAACTCGTTCGAAAAAATCTCAATCTTCGCATGACCGTTGTCCGTGATGACGGCACTATCCTTGCCGAATCAGACAAAGATAAAAAAACAATGGACAACCATAGATACCGTGATGAGATTGTTCAAGCAAGAGAAAACGGGATCGGGTTTAAAATACGCCATTCCAACACTGTGAACAAAGATCTTCTCTATGTAGCAAGAAAAATTGTTCTCGATGATAAGATCATCTATCTTCGTCTCGCCAAAGAAGCTGAAGGTATCCAGGCAGAAATTCTGTATCTTGGTCTCAAGATATTAGCTGTCATCATTCTCTTTTTTATTGCCGTCTTTATGGCATCGTATAAATTAAATACAGAGATACAGTATGAAACCAATAAAATAGTCGATTTTTTAAAATCTCTGGTAAAACAGAAAAAATCCACCTATATCAGCTCCGAATACTCTCAGGAATTTGCCTACATTACAAAACTGCTTACAAAGATAGCACAGATCATCGTTAAAAAAGAGAAAAAGAAATCCAAATACACAGAAAAGCTCCAGCTTGCAAACAGCCAAAAAGATGATATCATCTCAGCCATCTCTCATGAGTTTAAAAACCCCATAGCAGTTGTCAACGGCTACTCGCAGACACTTTTGGATGATGAGAACATAAACCCCAATATCCGTAAAAAGTTTCTTGAAAAAATTCACAAAAACGGAACAAAACTCTCAGCCCTTATAGATACGCTCCGCCTCTCTATCAAACTCGATTCTAAACAGCAAAAGATCACAAAAACAGAGGTTAACCTCTTTGATTTGGTAAGTGATTGTGTTGATACGATCAAACCAAATTACCATAACAGAGAAACGATCATAGAAGGCGACAAAGATCTGAGAATTGCTGTTGATGAAGGGTTGTTCGACATTGTACTGTGTAATCTTATTGAAAACGCCTATAAATATTCAGAAGATGAAGTGCATATACGAATCACTCCTGATTCTCTTGAAATCATTGACAGCGGTGTGGGAATAAAACCCAAAGATATTGACAAAATTACAGAAAAATTCTACAGAGCCAATACAAACAAATGGAACAATTCTCTAGGACTCGGGCTCTTTTTAGCGAACAATATCATCAAACTCCACAATTTCACCCTTGAGATAGAAAGTGAAATTAACAAAGGCTCTGTTTTTAGAGTGAAGTTTTAA
- a CDS encoding ATP-binding cassette domain-containing protein, with product MIDIKELRISLDDKTLVDIAFSIKSSLALIGQSGSGKSLTLKALLDMLPKNMKFTLDYESEFELIPGESIGFVPQNPFTALSPLTKIKKQFFVDESRIKELFEEVGLSLDLLERFPPELSGGQLQRVVIAMALEKHPKLLLLDEPTTALDPNTKEVILTLLKKLQKREGFLMLFVTHDILSAKEICEDICVIKNGVIVENGTMQEVISSPKETYTKILIEANFSNRNFRQ from the coding sequence ATGATAGATATAAAAGAGCTGCGCATCTCATTAGATGACAAAACACTTGTTGATATTGCATTTAGCATTAAAAGCTCACTTGCACTTATCGGCCAAAGCGGCAGCGGAAAGAGTCTGACACTCAAAGCACTGCTGGATATGCTGCCTAAAAATATGAAATTTACGCTGGATTATGAGAGTGAATTTGAGCTGATACCGGGAGAGAGCATCGGTTTTGTACCGCAGAATCCGTTTACAGCACTCTCACCGCTGACAAAAATAAAAAAACAGTTCTTTGTCGATGAGTCGAGAATCAAAGAGCTTTTTGAAGAAGTAGGACTCTCACTTGATCTTTTGGAACGTTTTCCTCCTGAACTTTCAGGCGGACAACTGCAGCGTGTCGTTATTGCAATGGCTTTGGAAAAACATCCAAAACTTCTGCTTTTGGATGAACCGACAACGGCACTTGATCCAAATACGAAAGAGGTCATACTCACACTGCTCAAAAAGCTGCAAAAGAGAGAGGGATTTTTGATGCTTTTTGTTACGCATGATATACTCTCGGCAAAAGAAATATGTGAAGATATTTGTGTCATTAAAAACGGTGTTATCGTAGAAAATGGTACAATGCAGGAAGTTATTTCTTCGCCGAAAGAGACATATACGAAAATACTCATCGAGGCGAATTTTTCAAACAGGAATTTTAGACAATGA